One part of the Alistipes onderdonkii genome encodes these proteins:
- a CDS encoding response regulator transcription factor, with amino-acid sequence MTKYKILVVDDEESLCEILQFNLEVEGYEVDVAYSAEQALDMHPERYSLILLDVMMGETSGFKMARQLKSRPETAGVPIIFCTARDTEDDTVAGLNIGADDYIAKPFSIREVLARVRSVLRRTAQPAAEEKAVAFEGLRMDLTRKVCTIDGEPLALTKKEFEILALLLSSRGKIFSREEILRQVWSDEVIVLDRTIDVNITRLRRKIGPYGEHIVTRLGYGYGFEE; translated from the coding sequence ATGACAAAGTACAAAATCCTGGTAGTCGACGACGAAGAATCGCTGTGTGAGATTCTGCAGTTCAACCTCGAGGTCGAGGGCTATGAGGTCGACGTGGCTTACAGCGCCGAACAGGCGCTCGACATGCATCCCGAACGTTATTCGCTGATTCTGCTCGACGTCATGATGGGCGAAACGAGCGGATTCAAGATGGCGCGGCAGCTCAAGTCCCGCCCCGAGACGGCAGGCGTGCCGATCATTTTCTGCACGGCCAGGGACACCGAGGACGATACGGTGGCAGGACTCAACATCGGGGCCGACGACTACATCGCCAAGCCCTTTTCCATCCGCGAAGTGCTGGCACGCGTACGCAGCGTGCTGCGCCGCACGGCACAGCCGGCCGCCGAAGAGAAGGCCGTGGCGTTCGAAGGGCTGCGGATGGATCTCACGCGCAAGGTCTGCACGATCGACGGGGAGCCGCTGGCGCTGACCAAAAAAGAGTTCGAGATCCTGGCGCTGCTGCTCTCCTCGCGCGGCAAGATATTCTCGCGCGAAGAGATCCTGCGGCAGGTGTGGAGCGACGAGGTAATCGTGCTCGACCGCACCATCGACGTGAACATCACGCGCCTGCGCCGTAAGATCGGCCCCTATGGGGAACACATCGTAACACGCCTGGGCTATGGCTACGGTTTTGAGGAATAG
- a CDS encoding bifunctional 3-deoxy-7-phosphoheptulonate synthase/chorismate mutase type II yields the protein MNDLQPINLPGLDPRRPLVIAGPCSAETEEQVIETARELAAEGFKLFRAGLWKPRTKPGGFEGVGVEGIAWLQRVKRETGMYTATEVATRKHVLAAIEGGIDMIWIGARTTANPFAMQEIADALRGHDIPVLVKNPVSPDLELWIGGVERIYNAGIRRLGVIHRGFTSIDKSLYRNHPMWSIPIELHRRLPGLQIFCDPSHIGGRRELIAPLSQQAMDLGLDGLIIEAHCSPDCAWSDKAQQVTPQGLAYICRNLVIRETNATTESLTELRSQIDKLDDELLELLSRRMRVSRDIGQYKKEHNMPVLQAQRYEELLARRADQAIRMGMDREFMRSVLQAIHEESIRQQMAVLGE from the coding sequence ATGAACGACTTACAACCCATCAATCTCCCGGGGCTCGACCCCCGTCGGCCGCTGGTCATCGCGGGGCCGTGCAGCGCCGAAACCGAAGAGCAGGTAATCGAAACAGCCCGCGAACTGGCCGCGGAGGGCTTCAAGCTATTCCGCGCCGGACTGTGGAAACCGCGCACCAAACCGGGCGGGTTCGAGGGCGTAGGCGTCGAAGGCATAGCCTGGCTGCAACGCGTAAAACGCGAAACGGGGATGTATACCGCCACGGAGGTCGCTACGCGCAAGCATGTCCTGGCAGCGATAGAAGGCGGCATCGACATGATCTGGATCGGGGCCCGCACGACGGCGAACCCGTTCGCCATGCAGGAGATCGCCGATGCGCTGCGCGGGCACGATATCCCGGTGCTGGTGAAAAACCCCGTGAGTCCCGACCTCGAATTGTGGATCGGCGGCGTGGAACGCATCTACAACGCCGGCATCCGCCGCCTGGGTGTCATCCACCGCGGGTTCACGTCGATCGACAAAAGCCTCTACCGCAACCACCCGATGTGGTCGATCCCCATCGAGCTGCACCGCCGCCTCCCGGGGCTGCAGATATTCTGCGACCCGAGCCATATCGGCGGGCGCCGCGAGCTGATCGCCCCCCTCTCGCAGCAGGCCATGGACCTGGGGCTCGACGGGCTGATCATCGAGGCCCACTGCTCGCCCGACTGCGCATGGAGCGACAAGGCGCAGCAGGTGACGCCACAGGGACTGGCCTACATCTGCCGCAACCTCGTGATCCGCGAAACCAACGCCACGACCGAAAGCCTGACCGAACTGCGGTCGCAGATCGACAAGCTGGACGACGAACTGCTCGAACTGCTCTCGCGGCGCATGCGCGTCTCGCGCGATATCGGGCAGTACAAGAAGGAGCACAACATGCCCGTGTTGCAGGCGCAGCGCTACGAGGAACTGCTGGCCCGGCGGGCGGATCAGGCCATCCGGATGGGGATGGACCGGGAATTCATGCGCTCCGTCCTGCAGGCCATCCACGAGGAGTCGATCCGGCAGCAGATGGCCGTGCTGGGTGAGTGA
- a CDS encoding prephenate dehydratase gives MKRITIQGQPGCFHETAARCSFPGEQVEILPCDSFDQQFARMAADPTLLGIAAIENTIAGSLLPNHELLRRSSLAVIGEYKLRISHVLAALPGEAPCDIGEVHSHPIALMQCGDYLKAHPAMKVVERDDTAGSAREIAEQRLRGTAAICGAGAAELYGLEILERGIETNKHNFTRFLLLADRSCAAGFTDPARTNKASLVFSLPHTQGSLSKVLTLLSFYEINLSKIQSLPIIGREWEYRFYVDVTFDDAVRYRQAIEAARPLTSDFRILGEYAECPNPVI, from the coding sequence ATGAAACGCATCACCATACAAGGACAACCCGGATGTTTCCACGAAACCGCCGCCAGGTGCAGTTTCCCCGGCGAGCAGGTCGAAATCCTGCCCTGCGACAGCTTCGACCAGCAGTTCGCCCGCATGGCCGCCGACCCGACGCTGCTGGGCATCGCGGCCATCGAAAACACCATCGCAGGCAGCCTGCTTCCCAACCACGAGCTGCTGCGGCGCAGTTCGCTCGCCGTCATCGGCGAATACAAACTCCGCATCTCGCACGTACTGGCAGCACTGCCGGGGGAGGCGCCCTGCGACATCGGCGAGGTGCACTCGCACCCGATCGCCCTGATGCAGTGCGGCGATTACCTGAAAGCCCATCCGGCGATGAAAGTCGTCGAACGCGACGACACGGCGGGCAGCGCCCGCGAAATCGCCGAACAACGGCTCCGCGGCACGGCCGCCATCTGCGGCGCCGGGGCGGCGGAGCTCTACGGGCTCGAAATCCTGGAACGGGGCATCGAGACCAACAAACACAACTTCACGCGCTTCCTCCTGCTGGCCGACCGCAGCTGCGCCGCAGGGTTCACCGACCCGGCGCGCACGAACAAGGCATCGCTGGTCTTCTCGCTGCCCCACACCCAGGGAAGCCTTTCCAAGGTGCTCACCCTGCTCTCCTTTTACGAAATCAACCTCTCGAAAATACAGTCGCTGCCGATCATCGGCCGCGAGTGGGAATACCGCTTCTACGTGGACGTCACCTTCGACGACGCGGTGCGTTACCGGCAGGCCATCGAAGCGGCGCGGCCGCTGACGAGCGACTTCCGCATCCTGGGCGAATACGCCGAATGCCCCAACCCGGTAATCTGA
- a CDS encoding lipopolysaccharide kinase InaA family protein: MKITVNPAIRHVQPFIERLPEVFHVSGEVLHDGRNQIRAFDIGGERLVVKRYKRPNVFNRFMYSFFRKNKACRAYEHALRLRGMGFDTPEPVAWSEYRKGGLIADAYFVSRRSELTPLPQTMKQFPAPDTLPVLEAFARFTVRLHEQGICHEDFNQTNILWEYDGATGSYRFQLIDINRMRFHARPLRPDECMINLRRLSCPAVPFLYILDRYADIRGWDINDTLLRGVFFRLLFGRRQQFKKRFRKRKSAAAGKKQG; encoded by the coding sequence ATGAAAATAACGGTCAATCCCGCAATACGGCACGTGCAACCCTTTATCGAACGGCTCCCGGAGGTTTTCCACGTCTCGGGCGAGGTGCTCCACGACGGGCGCAACCAGATCCGGGCTTTCGACATCGGGGGCGAACGCCTTGTCGTCAAACGCTATAAGCGCCCCAATGTGTTCAACAGGTTCATGTATTCGTTCTTCCGCAAGAACAAGGCCTGCCGCGCCTACGAGCACGCCCTGCGCCTGCGCGGGATGGGCTTCGACACCCCGGAACCGGTGGCATGGAGCGAATACCGCAAGGGCGGCCTGATCGCCGACGCCTATTTCGTTTCCCGCCGGTCGGAGCTCACCCCGCTCCCGCAGACCATGAAACAGTTCCCGGCGCCGGACACGCTGCCCGTACTCGAAGCCTTCGCCCGCTTCACCGTCCGCCTCCATGAGCAAGGGATCTGCCACGAGGATTTCAACCAGACCAACATCCTCTGGGAATACGACGGTGCGACAGGCAGCTACCGTTTCCAGCTGATCGACATCAACCGCATGAGATTCCACGCCCGGCCGCTGCGCCCCGACGAATGCATGATCAACCTGCGGCGGCTGAGCTGCCCGGCCGTCCCGTTCCTGTACATATTGGATCGCTACGCCGACATACGCGGGTGGGACATCAACGACACGCTGCTGCGGGGGGTTTTCTTCCGTCTGCTCTTCGGCCGCCGCCAGCAGTTCAAAAAGCGGTTCCGGAAACGGAAATCGGCCGCCGCAGGCAAAAAACAGGGCTGA
- a CDS encoding NAD-dependent epimerase/dehydratase family protein, which translates to MKRILIVGAGGQIGSELTVYLRKIYGDHNVVATDMRECKALGEAGPFEVLNALDATAMASVVARYHIDTIFNLVALLSAVGERNPQMAWNVNMGALNNSLEVARQHHCSLFTPSSIGAFGPSSPKDKTPQDTIMQPTTIYGICKVTGEMLGNYYHHKYGVDTRSVRFPGIISNVTLPGGGTTDYAVEIYYEAIRSGRFTCPVPSDVYMDMIYMPDALRACVELMEADPAKLVHRNSFNIASMSFTPEIICAEIRKRLPDFKMDYDVDPVKKEIAESWPNSLDDTCAREEWGWKPEWDLSRMTDDMLAHIRAKLAVAK; encoded by the coding sequence ATGAAACGTATACTAATAGTAGGTGCCGGAGGCCAGATTGGTTCCGAGCTGACAGTCTATCTGCGCAAAATTTACGGTGACCACAATGTCGTGGCGACAGACATGCGCGAATGCAAGGCCCTCGGCGAGGCCGGCCCTTTCGAAGTGCTCAATGCGCTCGATGCGACGGCAATGGCTTCGGTCGTGGCGCGTTACCATATTGATACGATCTTCAACCTGGTCGCTTTGCTCTCGGCTGTGGGCGAACGTAACCCGCAGATGGCCTGGAACGTCAATATGGGGGCGCTCAACAACTCGCTCGAGGTGGCGCGCCAGCACCATTGCTCCCTCTTCACGCCCAGCTCGATCGGCGCCTTCGGCCCCTCGTCCCCCAAGGACAAGACCCCGCAGGATACGATCATGCAGCCGACGACCATCTACGGTATCTGCAAGGTCACGGGCGAGATGCTGGGCAACTACTACCACCATAAATACGGCGTGGACACCCGTTCGGTACGCTTCCCGGGCATTATCTCCAACGTCACGCTGCCGGGCGGCGGTACGACCGACTACGCCGTCGAGATCTACTACGAGGCGATCCGGTCGGGCCGGTTCACCTGCCCTGTGCCGTCGGACGTCTATATGGACATGATCTACATGCCCGATGCGCTGCGTGCCTGCGTCGAACTGATGGAGGCCGACCCCGCGAAGCTCGTGCACCGCAACAGCTTCAATATCGCGTCGATGAGTTTCACCCCGGAGATCATCTGTGCCGAGATCCGGAAACGGCTGCCCGATTTTAAGATGGACTACGACGTCGACCCCGTGAAGAAGGAGATCGCCGAGAGCTGGCCCAATTCGCTTGACGACACCTGCGCCCGTGAGGAGTGGGGCTGGAAACCCGAGTGGGATCTCTCGCGCATGACGGACGACATGCTGGCGCATATCCGGGCGAAGCTGGCTGTTGCGAAGTAA
- a CDS encoding alpha/beta hydrolase: MKKKRIRRIIAVFILLPIAAVIGGSFYMLAFSLRPDAKMREKNATAYEYMYAEYPFLRPWVDSLQTAGALRDTVIADPRGVRLHALYAAAPVPTDRTAVIVHGYTDCAVRMLMIGYLYNHDLGYNILLPDLHYHGQSEGRAIRMGWLDRFDLLHWMEVADGIFGGDTRMAVHGISMGAATTMMASGEPQRPYVRCFVEDCGYTGVWDEFSKELKSSFGLPAFPLLYAASWLCDLKYGWNFREASSLAQVAKCRLPMLFIHGDADDYVPTWMVRPLFEAKPGDKELWLVPGAGHAASYRDNREEYTRRVGEFVGKYIGPA; the protein is encoded by the coding sequence ATGAAGAAGAAGCGGATCAGGCGAATCATAGCCGTTTTTATCCTGTTGCCGATAGCTGCGGTTATCGGCGGCAGTTTCTATATGCTCGCGTTCTCGCTGCGGCCCGATGCCAAGATGCGGGAAAAGAATGCCACGGCCTATGAATACATGTATGCCGAATACCCTTTCCTGCGCCCGTGGGTGGACAGTTTACAGACGGCCGGGGCGTTGCGCGACACCGTGATCGCCGACCCCCGGGGCGTCCGGCTGCATGCCCTCTATGCGGCGGCTCCCGTGCCGACCGACCGCACGGCGGTTATCGTCCACGGTTATACGGACTGCGCCGTGCGGATGTTGATGATCGGCTATCTCTATAACCATGACCTGGGGTATAACATCCTGCTGCCGGATCTGCATTACCACGGGCAGAGCGAAGGGCGGGCAATCCGCATGGGGTGGCTCGACCGCTTCGATCTGCTGCACTGGATGGAGGTTGCCGACGGGATTTTCGGCGGCGATACGCGGATGGCCGTGCATGGCATCTCGATGGGAGCTGCCACGACGATGATGGCCTCGGGCGAGCCCCAACGGCCCTACGTCAGGTGCTTTGTCGAAGATTGCGGCTATACGGGCGTCTGGGACGAGTTCTCCAAGGAACTGAAGTCGTCGTTCGGGCTGCCGGCATTCCCGCTGCTGTATGCGGCCAGTTGGCTGTGCGACCTGAAATACGGGTGGAATTTCCGCGAGGCCTCTTCGCTGGCGCAGGTCGCAAAATGCCGCCTGCCGATGCTCTTCATCCACGGCGATGCCGACGATTATGTCCCCACCTGGATGGTTCGCCCGCTTTTCGAGGCGAAACCGGGCGACAAGGAGCTGTGGCTCGTGCCGGGTGCCGGACATGCCGCTTCGTACCGCGACAACCGGGAGGAATACACGCGCCGCGTCGGGGAGTTCGTCGGAAAATATATCGGGCCCGCTTGA
- a CDS encoding GRP family sugar transporter: MFIVQSYPLAIAFCFITMLCWGSWGNTQKLAARTWRYELFYWDYVVGVLLFSLLSAFTLGSFGAEGRGFLADLAQADAGSLFSAFMGGVIFNASNILLSAAIALCGMSVAFPVGVGLALVLGVLINYFSAAKGDPTFIFIGVLLIAAAIVMNGFAYKKAQTEKRRLTTKGILISVAAGIIMAFFYRFVAASMDLNDFAAPAAGKMTPYTAVFIFAVGVFVSNFLFNTVAMKRPVDGEPVRIADYFKGGLKTHMVGVLGGMIWCLGESFSMIASGKAGAAISYGLGQGATLVSALWGILIWKEFKGAPKISRRLNLGMFLLFLTGLGMLIYAGA, translated from the coding sequence ATGTTTATCGTTCAAAGTTATCCCCTGGCAATCGCTTTTTGCTTCATCACCATGCTGTGCTGGGGCTCCTGGGGCAACACCCAGAAACTGGCGGCCCGCACGTGGCGCTATGAACTCTTCTATTGGGACTACGTGGTCGGTGTGCTGCTCTTCTCCTTGCTGTCGGCCTTCACGCTGGGCAGTTTCGGCGCCGAAGGGCGCGGTTTCCTCGCAGACCTGGCACAGGCAGACGCAGGCAGCCTCTTCTCGGCATTCATGGGCGGCGTGATATTCAACGCTTCGAACATCCTGCTTTCGGCCGCCATCGCCCTCTGCGGCATGTCGGTAGCTTTTCCCGTGGGTGTGGGGCTCGCGTTGGTACTGGGCGTGCTGATAAATTATTTCAGCGCAGCCAAAGGCGACCCGACCTTCATTTTCATCGGGGTACTGCTCATTGCCGCAGCGATCGTCATGAACGGATTCGCCTACAAGAAAGCCCAGACCGAAAAACGCAGGCTCACGACAAAGGGCATTCTCATTTCGGTTGCGGCCGGCATCATCATGGCATTCTTCTACCGTTTCGTGGCCGCTTCCATGGATCTGAACGATTTTGCCGCCCCCGCAGCCGGCAAAATGACACCCTATACAGCCGTATTCATCTTCGCCGTCGGGGTTTTCGTCAGCAATTTCCTGTTCAACACCGTCGCGATGAAACGTCCGGTGGACGGAGAACCCGTGCGGATCGCCGACTATTTCAAAGGCGGCCTCAAAACCCACATGGTCGGCGTGTTGGGCGGTATGATCTGGTGCCTGGGAGAATCGTTCAGCATGATCGCTTCGGGCAAGGCCGGGGCGGCGATCTCCTACGGCCTGGGACAGGGTGCTACACTCGTATCGGCACTCTGGGGAATACTGATCTGGAAAGAATTCAAGGGGGCTCCCAAAATCTCCCGCAGGCTCAACCTGGGAATGTTCCTGCTGTTCCTCACCGGGCTCGGAATGCTGATCTATGCGGGCGCTTAG
- a CDS encoding ADP-ribosylglycohydrolase family protein codes for MKKTFLLLCTAATIVSCNARPAPRELPEQVTLTKERLLDKIKGGWAGQTIGCTYGGPTEFKFNGTMIQEYTPIPWPEHYIKWWYENTPGLYDDVYMDLTFVEVFDRLGIDAPVDSLAAAFANAGYVLWHANQAARYNILNGIRPPESGHWINNPHADDLDFQIEADFAGLMSPGMPNAASEFCDRVGHIMNYGDGWYGGVYVAAMYSLSFVSDDIGFIVEEALKTIPEQSRYYRCMKDVIAWHKQYPGDWKRTWFECEKKWSSDIGCPDGVFVPFNIDAVINSAYILIGLLYGEGDFSKTLDIATRCGQDSDCNPASAGGILGAMLGYGNIPEKWMRNLREVEDMDFAYTDISLNRTYEMSFCQALEVIRRNGGSVGETDVTIACQQPVPVRFEQSFEGHYPTERRSIHKSLPEAGGIEFDGIGAVLTGALRCPDESYVAEVTFSIDGQPVERVKLPALYRTRRHELFWRYRLPSGPHRITAEWHNPRKDASLQIRDLLVYGSTPQAAGN; via the coding sequence ATGAAAAAAACCTTTTTGTTACTCTGCACGGCCGCGACCATCGTCTCGTGCAATGCCCGCCCGGCGCCCCGCGAGCTCCCGGAACAGGTCACCCTCACCAAAGAACGGCTGCTCGACAAAATCAAGGGCGGCTGGGCCGGCCAGACTATCGGATGCACCTACGGCGGCCCGACGGAATTCAAATTCAACGGCACGATGATCCAGGAATACACCCCGATCCCGTGGCCGGAACACTACATCAAATGGTGGTATGAAAACACCCCGGGACTTTACGACGACGTATACATGGATCTGACGTTCGTCGAAGTTTTCGACCGCCTGGGCATCGACGCCCCGGTGGATTCGCTCGCCGCAGCCTTCGCCAATGCCGGCTACGTACTGTGGCACGCCAACCAGGCCGCACGCTACAACATCCTCAACGGCATCCGCCCGCCCGAATCGGGGCACTGGATCAACAACCCCCATGCCGACGACCTCGACTTCCAGATCGAAGCCGATTTTGCGGGGCTCATGTCCCCGGGCATGCCCAACGCGGCCTCGGAGTTCTGCGACCGCGTGGGACACATCATGAACTACGGCGACGGCTGGTACGGCGGAGTTTACGTGGCAGCGATGTATTCGCTTTCGTTCGTCTCGGACGACATCGGATTCATCGTCGAGGAAGCCTTGAAAACCATCCCCGAACAGAGCCGCTATTACCGGTGCATGAAAGACGTCATCGCCTGGCACAAGCAGTATCCCGGCGACTGGAAACGCACCTGGTTCGAATGCGAAAAGAAATGGAGCTCGGATATCGGCTGCCCGGACGGCGTATTCGTGCCGTTCAACATCGACGCCGTGATCAACAGCGCCTACATCCTTATCGGCCTGCTTTACGGCGAGGGCGACTTCTCGAAGACACTCGATATCGCCACCCGCTGCGGACAGGATTCGGATTGCAACCCGGCATCGGCCGGCGGTATCCTGGGCGCAATGCTCGGGTACGGCAACATCCCGGAAAAATGGATGCGCAACCTGCGTGAAGTGGAAGATATGGACTTTGCCTATACCGACATCTCGCTCAACCGCACCTACGAAATGAGTTTCTGTCAGGCTTTGGAAGTGATCCGCCGCAACGGCGGTTCCGTAGGTGAAACCGACGTGACCATCGCATGCCAGCAACCCGTACCCGTCCGTTTCGAACAGTCGTTCGAAGGGCATTATCCGACCGAACGCCGTTCGATACACAAATCGCTTCCCGAAGCCGGCGGAATCGAATTCGACGGCATCGGAGCGGTATTGACGGGCGCCCTGCGCTGCCCCGACGAATCGTACGTCGCCGAAGTAACCTTCTCGATCGACGGACAACCGGTCGAACGGGTCAAGCTCCCGGCGCTTTACCGCACCCGCCGCCATGAACTGTTCTGGCGTTACCGGCTCCCGTCCGGCCCCCACCGCATCACGGCCGAATGGCATAACCCGCGCAAGGATGCATCGCTGCAAATCCGCGACCTGTTGGTATACGGCAGCACTCCGCAAGCTGCCGGGAATTAA
- the rbsK gene encoding ribokinase has translation MSESKILVIGSSNTDMVICTGHLPLPGETVIGGTFFMNPGGKGANQAVTVARLGGRVSFICKTGSDIFGHQANQLFNEEGIDTSYVFSDTKNPSGVALITVDTDAENCIVVAPGANAHLTPNDLKRSAEAVEAADIILLQLEIPMQTVEAAAAMAYRLGKKVVLNPAPASKLSAGLLETLYAITPNETEAEAISGIRITDEHTAEEAARKIASMGVCNVIITLGAKGALVFDGEHCEVVPAYKIQAVDTTAAGDVFNGALVVALSEGRTLPEAVRFACKASAISVTRPGAQNSVPYRTEVDVFNL, from the coding sequence ATGTCAGAATCAAAAATTCTCGTAATCGGCAGTTCGAACACCGATATGGTCATCTGCACCGGACACTTACCCCTTCCCGGCGAGACGGTCATCGGGGGCACCTTCTTCATGAACCCGGGCGGCAAAGGCGCCAACCAGGCCGTCACAGTGGCGCGTCTGGGCGGAAGGGTCTCCTTCATCTGCAAAACAGGCAGCGACATCTTCGGACACCAGGCCAACCAGTTGTTCAATGAAGAAGGGATCGACACTTCGTATGTATTTTCCGACACGAAAAACCCGTCGGGCGTGGCCCTGATTACCGTAGATACCGACGCTGAGAACTGCATCGTCGTCGCACCCGGAGCCAACGCACATCTCACCCCGAACGACCTCAAACGGTCGGCCGAGGCGGTCGAAGCGGCCGATATCATCCTGTTGCAACTCGAAATCCCGATGCAAACCGTGGAAGCCGCAGCCGCCATGGCATACCGGCTGGGCAAGAAGGTCGTCCTGAACCCGGCCCCGGCCTCGAAGCTCTCCGCCGGACTGCTCGAAACGCTCTACGCGATCACCCCAAATGAAACCGAAGCCGAAGCCATTTCCGGAATCCGCATCACCGATGAACACACGGCCGAAGAAGCCGCCCGTAAAATCGCGTCGATGGGCGTGTGCAACGTCATCATCACGCTCGGAGCCAAAGGGGCCCTGGTCTTCGACGGGGAACACTGCGAAGTCGTCCCGGCATATAAGATACAGGCTGTCGACACGACCGCCGCGGGCGATGTGTTCAACGGGGCGCTGGTCGTAGCCCTTTCCGAGGGGCGGACACTTCCCGAAGCCGTGCGTTTCGCCTGTAAAGCCTCGGCCATATCGGTGACACGCCCGGGTGCGCAAAATTCCGTACCTTACCGTACCGAAGTCGACGTATTCAACCTATAA
- a CDS encoding RagB/SusD family nutrient uptake outer membrane protein has protein sequence MKKIVSILSTIFLLSAILSSCTDLEENPYSSIPSDEFFNNEEEFLMSAGRIYAYLVRYTCYRCIWGTISVSTDEAVSPLREGNQWVDDGVWRDMHAHTWNSQMQDLQTIWEFLFGGISLCNQILYEFDQSSVDFEAKPSLVAEVLVMRAWFYLNAMDLFGNVPFTTDFSDTSLPRQVDRKFLFSFIEQQIKDNVGLLQDVPTASNYGRVTKAMAYTTLAKLYINAQEWIGEAKWDETIAACDQVIGFGQLEIEPDYFSNFKVDNTSSKENIFVILYDKVYTSQNWWHVFRFHQLTLNSLSQQTYGILDFCWNGFAATESFYNKYDPKDIRRRQWLAGPQYDMSGNPLLMQNGQQLDYTPHITSLFDFSNPAKSNEGVRSAKYEYANGLQGECMDNDYVVYRYADVLMMKGEALVRQGHADLAVPLFNEVRRRTGLEDYKAADLTLDEIYDERGREFAWEGLRRQDMIRFGKWSEARDLKPAVSPAYTKLYPIPANIRKTNTNLKQNDGYTD, from the coding sequence ATGAAAAAGATAGTATCAATCCTGTCCACGATATTCCTGCTAAGTGCAATACTGAGTTCCTGCACCGACCTGGAAGAGAATCCCTACTCCTCGATCCCGTCCGACGAATTCTTCAACAACGAAGAAGAATTCCTTATGAGCGCCGGGCGTATTTACGCTTATCTGGTACGCTATACCTGCTACCGCTGTATCTGGGGCACGATTTCCGTATCGACGGACGAGGCGGTCAGTCCCCTGCGCGAAGGAAACCAGTGGGTCGACGACGGCGTATGGCGCGACATGCACGCACACACGTGGAATTCGCAGATGCAGGATCTGCAAACGATCTGGGAGTTCCTTTTCGGCGGCATTTCGCTCTGCAACCAGATACTCTATGAGTTCGACCAGTCGTCGGTCGATTTCGAGGCCAAACCCAGCCTGGTAGCCGAGGTGCTGGTCATGCGCGCATGGTTCTATCTGAATGCCATGGATCTGTTCGGCAATGTTCCCTTCACCACCGACTTCTCGGACACGAGCCTGCCCAGGCAGGTGGATCGCAAGTTCCTCTTCTCGTTCATCGAACAGCAGATCAAGGATAACGTCGGCCTGTTACAGGACGTGCCTACCGCCTCGAACTACGGCCGCGTAACCAAGGCGATGGCTTACACCACGCTCGCCAAACTGTACATCAATGCGCAGGAGTGGATCGGCGAGGCCAAATGGGACGAAACCATCGCTGCCTGCGACCAGGTGATCGGCTTCGGGCAACTGGAGATAGAACCCGACTACTTTTCGAACTTCAAGGTGGACAACACCTCGTCGAAGGAGAATATATTCGTCATCCTCTATGACAAAGTTTACACGTCGCAAAACTGGTGGCACGTCTTCCGGTTCCACCAGCTGACGCTCAACAGCCTCTCGCAACAGACCTACGGCATCCTCGACTTTTGCTGGAACGGCTTTGCCGCAACCGAGTCTTTCTATAACAAGTACGATCCGAAAGACATCCGGCGCAGGCAATGGCTCGCGGGCCCCCAGTACGACATGTCGGGCAATCCGCTCCTGATGCAAAACGGGCAGCAGCTCGACTACACGCCGCATATCACCTCGCTGTTCGACTTCTCGAACCCGGCAAAATCGAACGAAGGCGTCCGCTCGGCCAAATACGAATATGCGAACGGGCTGCAAGGCGAATGCATGGACAACGACTATGTGGTCTACCGTTATGCCGACGTGCTGATGATGAAGGGCGAGGCGCTCGTGCGCCAGGGGCATGCCGATCTGGCCGTTCCCCTTTTCAACGAGGTGCGCCGCCGCACGGGGCTGGAAGACTACAAGGCCGCCGATCTGACACTCGATGAAATTTACGACGAACGGGGCCGGGAATTTGCATGGGAAGGATTACGTCGCCAGGATATGATCCGGTTCGGCAAGTGGAGCGAAGCACGCGACCTGAAACCGGCCGTCAGCCCGGCATACACGAAACTTTACCCTATTCCGGCCAACATCCGCAAGACCAACACGAACCTCAAACAAAACGACGGATATACCGATTGA